AATTATGGGTGACAAAACGAGAAGTCATATACTCTGGGCATTAGACCAAAATGAAATGTGTGTTTGTGACTTGGCGGCTTTACTTAACATGACCAAATCTGCAATATCCCATCAATTACGAATCCTTCGAGACGCGCACCTAGTTCGATTTCATCGTGAAGGAAAAAATGTTTTTTATGTCCTTGATGATGATCACGTCAAAAACATTTTTGAAAAAGCATTCGAACATACCGTTGAAAAAAAACAATAATCCTACATAAAATAAGTACGCGAACTATCTGTTCGCGTACTTATTTTATGTAGGGAGTAAAACTTCTATAAAATCGAGTAGGAGCTGAATAATTAATTATTCAACGACCTCTCACACCACCCGGCATGCGACGAATAGTTTAAGTGCAATATCCAGCTATCGGCAATACGCCACTCGCCTAGACGAGAATTCGTCCATTCCCTGGCTTTTGGTTTTGGTATGACTTCTTTAAATTGAATTTTTCCCCTTTACGATCCTATATTTAGCATATGCTATAATAACCACAATGAACAAATTTCAAGTCCAACATTTCTTTTAAGTAACTCAAAAAATCAAATCAAACTCCCAACATTATCAAGGAGCTTGATTTTTTCGCTAATTTCTCTTCAAA
The Azotosporobacter soli DNA segment above includes these coding regions:
- a CDS encoding metalloregulator ArsR/SmtB family transcription factor gives rise to the protein MEHKDTDCEIIHADVVDRVRAKMPKDMILNEVSTLFKIMGDKTRSHILWALDQNEMCVCDLAALLNMTKSAISHQLRILRDAHLVRFHREGKNVFYVLDDDHVKNIFEKAFEHTVEKKQ